One Vespa crabro chromosome 9, iyVesCrab1.2, whole genome shotgun sequence genomic region harbors:
- the LOC124426438 gene encoding GATOR complex protein Iml1 isoform X3 translates to MKLFKLIVHQKNFSGEDLIINPKDYPGIKTGDVVEIYHPEDEFSRLLLQVTSFKEDLQGRETISVENNVATMFQLRTFADVYMNIVNPEDVALDSVELTFKDQYMGRSEMWRLKNSLVNTCVYMNKKIEFCGGSIRCQVYEMWSQGDRVACGVITDDTKVVFRSSTSMVYLFIQMSSEMWDFDIHGDLYFEKAVNGFLADLFQKWKKNGSNHEVTIVLFSRTFYNATSLEEFPDHMRECLQHDYRGRFYEDFYRVAVQNERYEDWSNVLVQLRKLFTDYQKFVLEYHQRPDVSMPKAINSTAAQGNFLEVLNMSLNVFEKHYLDRSFDRTGQLSVVITPGVGVFEVDRELTNVTKQRVIDNGVNSDLVCVGEQPLHAVPLLKFHNKDTSINAPDDYSMPHWINLSFYSTNKKIPYSTFIPRIKLPQKVSKHSMDNGRLNCKTKLLQEDPRECLHNSLFDYDAYDAQVFQLPHVHTSSLQRVTTRTKKTSVACIETHNNAHILKLLKRKMSDPDIHHPSPETHALIPAAARSAAISIPHRTESVENNDSNEETNVSRTSIKSDITDSEISPPFRPVVGSAGSPTNSISQPANIVRPSRALINPFDPSHVTIKLTSNRRRWSHIFPKAIILGPTGVLIQQHHYQAVPAQSHPEPQSDTTSTLSGSPMEQITTTSNPHHISRSASQIGFQDHTKGKFQRINLIGGDRVSNTNSSGTNKSLTLLWGATGEQEWTPALTTAIIGVDWKSLTIPACLPITTDYFPDKRSLQNDYVVSDYNLLPDDVNADFAQQRAVYKKPLTTAEVFKELVSQRLAQGFQLILLPPINKNQNNTSGSGTAAPISSVMRGRQAESEPKEEYLLSIGRIFHKISLYGNSITVTRYRPRHPYPPFNIHYRYRFHAPHHDTYEVSWVSFTTEKLENYNWNYLDHYICTRGHTDFALVETLKYWRFRVFLLPMNNFATRKILEGSSKCDIYTPASAAEQASLMDGFLRFIEGWLNKIRRPHPNKNWHAMFQTPTVLSGVPPRDPASHLTRRRHSTSLIFLTNQTSLVSSSPFRERLGSNRLPEKPRPRSGSKVMDRGRVSPASEAVLPLALEQQQQDHFETNEDSANMELTKLKSNATNAEILEAMKHPQTGVGFLTQHPSLPSQTFVSADAVQWLSNNTEGGVTVESAINTIKGMIQETLICHASGDFSKPFILGFYLYHIVQDKENQKAADYSPPLGDLQSFENEWVEVEMKAPKGWCEPTTTTTTTTTTTTATAISTTTTTTTTTTTTTTTTTTTTTATTTITTTTTTAAAAAAAAAAAAAAAVAAAAVTATTATNLPTVSSPISIPNYDTVDESNVPLFLRDDLDLTNFLEEKDLNVPPYKHTHLDIDINNKSDRIEWGHLRYQSVYMIDHSYELVVQWVASSGSIVADLIFIWQRKAQMCGIQMVPIPSDLLALPFTLKSDPLRGPIFIPLDTECLMGNKKFLFEEFREDTYAQRLFLFQEAILRRFGFIPCLIESSENDHQYVHVTGNAFILVPSTKTTRPRQRTGTNIVRRSTGQKRYPVHPEQLSPHEAYITRHVSGKSKDDYNVDRRMGFLWSWNHMISRKWKSLSTSAGDELFQKKIIQDFKHFCSNGDNRLKQFWDSCWELKEKSCTYLK, encoded by the exons ATGAAGCTTTTTAAACTAATTGTAcatcaaaaaaattttagtggtgaagatttaataattaatcccAAAGATTATCCAGGCATAAAAACTGGAGATGTCGTTGAAATTTATCATCCTGAAGATGAGTTCAGCCGCTTACTCTTACAAGTTACATCTTTCAAAGAAGATCTTCAGGGACGAGAAACAATTAGTGTTGAAAATAATGTAGCGACGATGTTTCAATTAAGAACTTTTGCTGatgtttatatgaatatagtAAATCCAGAAGATGTAGCACTGGATTCGGTTGAATTAACATTTAAAGATCAATATATGGGACGCAGTGAAATGTGGAGATTAAAAAATAGCTtg GTGAATACTTGCGTTTATATGAATAAGAAGATAGAATTTTGTGGAGGTAGCATTCGATGTCAAGTATATGAAATGTGGTCTCAAGGTGATAGAGTTGCTTGTGGTGTTATTACTGATGACACTAAG GTAGTCTTTCGTTCTTCAACAAGTAtggtttatctttttattcaaatGAGCTCAGAAATGTGGGATTTTGATATTCATGGTGatctttatttcgaaaaagCAGTAAATGGATTTTTAGCAGACTTGTTtcaaaaatggaagaagaatgGTAGTAATCATGAAGTAACAATAGTTTTGTTTTCAAGAACATTTTATAATGCCACGAGTTTAGAAGAATTTCCAGATCATATGAGAGAGTGTTTACAACATGATTATAGAGGTCGATTTTATGAAGATTTTTATAGAGTAGCGGTACAGAATGAAAGATATGAAGATTGGAGTAATGTATTGGTACAATTACGTAAATTGTTTACTGATTATCAAAAGTTTGTATTGGAATATCACCAAAGACCAGATGTTAGTATGCCAAAAGCAATAAATTCTACAGCAGCACAAGGAAATTTTTTAGAAGTTTTGAACATGTCATTAAATG TTTTTGAAAAACATTATCTTGACCGTAGTTTTGATAGAACAGGTCAATTGTCAGTTGTAATTACTCCTGGAGTAGGTGTATTTGAAGTTGATAGGGAATTGACAAATGTTACTAAACAAAGGGTTATTGATAATGGAGTAAACAGTGATTTAGTTTGTGTTGGAGAACAACCATTGCATGCAGTTCCTTTATTAAAG tttcataataaagatacatcTATAAATGCACCAGATGACTACAGTATGCCTCATTGGATTAATCTTAGTTTTTAttcaacaaataaaaaaataccttATTCTACCTTTATACCACGCATAAAATTGCCTCAAAAGGTGTCAAAACATTCTATGGACAATGGTAGATTAAATTGTAAAACTAAGCTTTTACAAGAAGACCCTAGAGAATGCTTGCATAATTCTTTATTTGATTATGATGCTTATGATGCTCAAGTTTTTCAATTGCCACATGTTCATACTTCAAG TTTGCAAAGAGTTACTACAAGAACTAAAAAAACAAGTGTGGCATGCATTGAGACTCATAATAATGCTCACATATTAAAGCTTTTAAAACGTAAAATGTCAGATCCTGATATTCATCATCCATCACCTGAAACACATGCATTAATACCAGCAGCCGCAAGAAGTGCTGCAATCTCTATACCCCATCGGACAGAAAGtgtcgaaaataacgattctaATGAGGAAACAAATG taTCAAGAACATCTATCAAAAGTGATATAACCGATTCTGAAATATCACCACCATTCAGACCAGTTGTTGGAAGTGCTGGTAGTCCAACTAATTCAATTTCCCAACCTGCAAATATAGTTAGACCTAGCAGAGCACTTATTAATCCTTTTGATCCCTCACATGTTACTATAAAATTGACCAGTAATAGGCGCAGATGGAGCCATATTTTTCCTAAAG CAATAATTTTAGGTCCAACGGGTGTTTTGATACAACAACATCACTATCAAGCTGTTCCCGCACAGTCACATCCTGAACCCCAGAGTGATACTACTTCAACATTGAGTGGATCTCCTATGGAGCAAATTACAACTACTAGCAATCCACATCACATATCAAGATCAGCTTCTCAAATTGGATTTCAAGATC ataCAAAAGGGAAGTTTCAGCGCATAAATTTGATAGGTGGAGATAGAGTATCAAATACTAATTCATCTGGAACTAATAAGAGTTTAACTCTTTTATGGGGTGCCACTGGTGAACAGGAGTGGACACCAGCACTTACAACAG CAATCATAG gTGTTGATTGGAAGTCATTAACAATTCCAGCTTGTTTGCCTATTACTACAGATTATTTCCCAGATAAAAGGAGTTTACAAAATGATTATGTAGTTTCGGATTATAATCTGTTACCAGATGATGTAAATGCGGATTTTGCACAACAACGAGCTGTTTATAAAAAACCTTTAACAACTGCAGAAGTCTTTAAAGAGCTCGTTTCACAGAGATTGGCTCAA GGTTTTcagctaatattattaccacctatcaataaaaatcaaaataatactTCTGGTAGTGGTACAGCTGCACCCATAAGTTCTGTAATGCGAGGAAGACAAGCAGAATCTGAACCAAAAGAAGAATACTTGCTTAGCATTGGtcgaatttttcataaaatatctcTTTATGGTAACTCTATAACAGTTACAAGATACAGACCAAG GCACCCTTATCCACCATTTAATATCCATTATCGATATAGATTTCATGCTCCTCATCATGATACATATGAAGTATCATGGGTATCTTTTACAACAGAGAaacttgaaaattataattggaACTATTTAGATCATTATATATGCACAAGAGGACATACTGATTTTGCTTTAGTAGag ACTCTTAAATATTGGAGGTTCAGAGTATTCTTGCTGCCAATGAACAATTTTGCAACTCGAAAAATTTTGGAAGGTTCATCAAAGtgcgatatatatacaccagCTTCTGCAGCTGAGCAAGCTTCTCTTATGGATGGATTTTTACGTTTTATAGAAGGATGGTTGAATAAAATACGACGTCCGCATCCTAATAAAAATTGG CATGCTATGTTTCAGACCCCCACAGTTCTAAGTGGTGTTCCTCCAAGAGACCCTGCCTCTCATTTGACCAGACGCAGGCACAGCACGAGCCTAATATTCCTCACTAACCAG ACCAGTCTAGTCAGCAGCTCTCCCTTTAGAGAACGACTTGGAAGCAACCGTCTACCAGAGAAACCACGACCAAG ATCTGGTTCAAAAGTAATGGATAGAGGAAGAGTTTCCCCTGCAAGTGAAGCAGTTCTTCCTCTTGCTTTggagcaacaacaacaagatcACTTTGAAACTAATGAGGATag TGCTAACATGGAATTAACAAAGTTGAAAAGTAATGCTACAAATGCAGAAATTTTAGAAGCTATGAAACATCCACAAACTGGAGTAGGATTTCTTACACAACATCCATCTTTACCAAGTCAAACTTTTGTTAGTGCTGATGCAGTTCAATGGTTAAGTAATAATACAGAGGGTGGTGTTACTGTAGAAAGTGCCATCAATACTATAAaa gGAATGATTCAAGAAACGCTTATTTGTCATGCATCTGGAGATTTTTCTAAACCTTTTATATTAGGATTTTATTTGTATCATATAGTTCAGGATAAGGAAAACCAAAAAG CTGCGGATTATTCGCCACCTTTGGGTGATCTTCAAAGTTTTGAAAATGAGTGGGTGGAAGTTGAAATGAAAGCTCCCAAAGGTTGGTGTGAACCAactactacaactactactacaactactactactactgctactgctattagtactactactactactactactactactactactactactactactactactactactactactgctactactactattactactactactactactgctgctgctgctgctgctgctgctgctgctgctgctgctgctgctgttgctgctgctgctgttactgctactactgctactaatTTACCAACAGTATCATCTCCTATATCTATACCCAATTATGATACTGTTGATGAATCGAATGTACCACTATTTTTAAGGGATGATCTAGATTTAACAAATTTCTTGGAGGAAAAAGATTTGAACG TACCACcgtataaacacacacatctagatattgatatcaataataaaagtgatagAATAGAGTGGGGGCATCTTAGGTATCAATCTGTATATATGATCGATCATTCTTATGAACTTGTAGTGCAATGGGTAGCTTCGTCTGGTAGTATTGTAGCTGATCTT ATATTCATCTGGCAACGCAAGGCTCAAATGTGCGGAATTCAAATGGTACCAATTCCAAGTGATTTGTTAGCTTTACCATTTACTTTAAAGAGTGATCCTTTAAGAGGTCCTATTTTTATACCACTCGATACAGAATGTCTTatgggaaataaaaaatttctatttgaaG aaTTTCGTGAAGATACATATGCTCagagattattcttatttcaagAGGCCATATTACGAAGATTTGGTTTCATACCATGTTTGATTGAAAGTTCTGAAAATGATCATCAATACGTTCATGTGACTGGAAATGCTTTTATACTTGTACCATCCACAAAAACTACCAGACCACGTCAACGTACTGGCACTAATATAGTAAGACGAAGTACGGGACAAAAAAGATATCCAGTACATCCGGAGCAACTAAGTCCACATGAAGCATATATCACACGTCATGTTAGTGGGAAAAGTAAAGATGATTATAATGTAGATAGACGT atggGATTTCTTTGGTCATGGAATCATATGATTAGTCGAAAGTGGAAATCATTATCCACTTCAGCTGGCGATGAATtgtttcaaaagaaaattattcaagaTTTTAAACACTTTTGTTCAAATGGAGATAATAGGTTGAAGCAATTTTGGGATTCTTGTTGggagttgaaagaaaaaagttgtaCATATTTAAAGTAG
- the LOC124426438 gene encoding GATOR complex protein Iml1 isoform X5, whose amino-acid sequence MKLFKLIVHQKNFSGEDLIINPKDYPGIKTGDVVEIYHPEDEFSRLLLQVTSFKEDLQGRETISVENNVATMFQLRTFADVYMNIVNPEDVALDSVELTFKDQYMGRSEMWRLKNSLVNTCVYMNKKIEFCGGSIRCQVYEMWSQGDRVACGVITDDTKVVFRSSTSMVYLFIQMSSEMWDFDIHGDLYFEKAVNGFLADLFQKWKKNGSNHEVTIVLFSRTFYNATSLEEFPDHMRECLQHDYRGRFYEDFYRVAVQNERYEDWSNVLVQLRKLFTDYQKFVLEYHQRPDVSMPKAINSTAAQGNFLEVLNMSLNVFEKHYLDRSFDRTGQLSVVITPGVGVFEVDRELTNVTKQRVIDNGVNSDLVCVGEQPLHAVPLLKFHNKDTSINAPDDYSMPHWINLSFYSTNKKIPYSTFIPRIKLPQKVSKHSMDNGRLNCKTKLLQEDPRECLHNSLFDYDAYDAQVFQLPHVHTSSSLQRVTTRTKKTSVACIETHNNAHILKLLKRKMSDPDIHHPSPETHALIPAAARSAAISIPHRTESVENNDSNEETNVSRTSIKSDITDSEISPPFRPVVGSAGSPTNSISQPANIVRPSRALINPFDPSHVTIKLTSNRRRWSHIFPKGPTGVLIQQHHYQAVPAQSHPEPQSDTTSTLSGSPMEQITTTSNPHHISRSASQIGFQDHTKGKFQRINLIGGDRVSNTNSSGTNKSLTLLWGATGEQEWTPALTTAIIGVDWKSLTIPACLPITTDYFPDKRSLQNDYVVSDYNLLPDDVNADFAQQRAVYKKPLTTAEVFKELVSQRLAQGFQLILLPPINKNQNNTSGSGTAAPISSVMRGRQAESEPKEEYLLSIGRIFHKISLYGNSITVTRYRPRHPYPPFNIHYRYRFHAPHHDTYEVSWVSFTTEKLENYNWNYLDHYICTRGHTDFALVETLKYWRFRVFLLPMNNFATRKILEGSSKCDIYTPASAAEQASLMDGFLRFIEGWLNKIRRPHPNKNWHAMFQTPTVLSGVPPRDPASHLTRRRHSTSLIFLTNQTSLVSSSPFRERLGSNRLPEKPRPRSGSKVMDRGRVSPASEAVLPLALEQQQQDHFETNEDSANMELTKLKSNATNAEILEAMKHPQTGVGFLTQHPSLPSQTFVSADAVQWLSNNTEGGVTVESAINTIKGMIQETLICHASGDFSKPFILGFYLYHIVQDKENQKAADYSPPLGDLQSFENEWVEVEMKAPKGWCEPTTTTTTTTTTTTATAISTTTTTTTTTTTTTTTTTTTTTATTTITTTTTTAAAAAAAAAAAAAAAVAAAAVTATTATNLPTVSSPISIPNYDTVDESNVPLFLRDDLDLTNFLEEKDLNVPPYKHTHLDIDINNKSDRIEWGHLRYQSVYMIDHSYELVVQWVASSGSIVADLIFIWQRKAQMCGIQMVPIPSDLLALPFTLKSDPLRGPIFIPLDTECLMGNKKFLFEEFREDTYAQRLFLFQEAILRRFGFIPCLIESSENDHQYVHVTGNAFILVPSTKTTRPRQRTGTNIVRRSTGQKRYPVHPEQLSPHEAYITRHVSGKSKDDYNVDRRMGFLWSWNHMISRKWKSLSTSAGDELFQKKIIQDFKHFCSNGDNRLKQFWDSCWELKEKSCTYLK is encoded by the exons ATGAAGCTTTTTAAACTAATTGTAcatcaaaaaaattttagtggtgaagatttaataattaatcccAAAGATTATCCAGGCATAAAAACTGGAGATGTCGTTGAAATTTATCATCCTGAAGATGAGTTCAGCCGCTTACTCTTACAAGTTACATCTTTCAAAGAAGATCTTCAGGGACGAGAAACAATTAGTGTTGAAAATAATGTAGCGACGATGTTTCAATTAAGAACTTTTGCTGatgtttatatgaatatagtAAATCCAGAAGATGTAGCACTGGATTCGGTTGAATTAACATTTAAAGATCAATATATGGGACGCAGTGAAATGTGGAGATTAAAAAATAGCTtg GTGAATACTTGCGTTTATATGAATAAGAAGATAGAATTTTGTGGAGGTAGCATTCGATGTCAAGTATATGAAATGTGGTCTCAAGGTGATAGAGTTGCTTGTGGTGTTATTACTGATGACACTAAG GTAGTCTTTCGTTCTTCAACAAGTAtggtttatctttttattcaaatGAGCTCAGAAATGTGGGATTTTGATATTCATGGTGatctttatttcgaaaaagCAGTAAATGGATTTTTAGCAGACTTGTTtcaaaaatggaagaagaatgGTAGTAATCATGAAGTAACAATAGTTTTGTTTTCAAGAACATTTTATAATGCCACGAGTTTAGAAGAATTTCCAGATCATATGAGAGAGTGTTTACAACATGATTATAGAGGTCGATTTTATGAAGATTTTTATAGAGTAGCGGTACAGAATGAAAGATATGAAGATTGGAGTAATGTATTGGTACAATTACGTAAATTGTTTACTGATTATCAAAAGTTTGTATTGGAATATCACCAAAGACCAGATGTTAGTATGCCAAAAGCAATAAATTCTACAGCAGCACAAGGAAATTTTTTAGAAGTTTTGAACATGTCATTAAATG TTTTTGAAAAACATTATCTTGACCGTAGTTTTGATAGAACAGGTCAATTGTCAGTTGTAATTACTCCTGGAGTAGGTGTATTTGAAGTTGATAGGGAATTGACAAATGTTACTAAACAAAGGGTTATTGATAATGGAGTAAACAGTGATTTAGTTTGTGTTGGAGAACAACCATTGCATGCAGTTCCTTTATTAAAG tttcataataaagatacatcTATAAATGCACCAGATGACTACAGTATGCCTCATTGGATTAATCTTAGTTTTTAttcaacaaataaaaaaataccttATTCTACCTTTATACCACGCATAAAATTGCCTCAAAAGGTGTCAAAACATTCTATGGACAATGGTAGATTAAATTGTAAAACTAAGCTTTTACAAGAAGACCCTAGAGAATGCTTGCATAATTCTTTATTTGATTATGATGCTTATGATGCTCAAGTTTTTCAATTGCCACATGTTCATACTTCAAG tagTTTGCAAAGAGTTACTACAAGAACTAAAAAAACAAGTGTGGCATGCATTGAGACTCATAATAATGCTCACATATTAAAGCTTTTAAAACGTAAAATGTCAGATCCTGATATTCATCATCCATCACCTGAAACACATGCATTAATACCAGCAGCCGCAAGAAGTGCTGCAATCTCTATACCCCATCGGACAGAAAGtgtcgaaaataacgattctaATGAGGAAACAAATG taTCAAGAACATCTATCAAAAGTGATATAACCGATTCTGAAATATCACCACCATTCAGACCAGTTGTTGGAAGTGCTGGTAGTCCAACTAATTCAATTTCCCAACCTGCAAATATAGTTAGACCTAGCAGAGCACTTATTAATCCTTTTGATCCCTCACATGTTACTATAAAATTGACCAGTAATAGGCGCAGATGGAGCCATATTTTTCCTAAAG GTCCAACGGGTGTTTTGATACAACAACATCACTATCAAGCTGTTCCCGCACAGTCACATCCTGAACCCCAGAGTGATACTACTTCAACATTGAGTGGATCTCCTATGGAGCAAATTACAACTACTAGCAATCCACATCACATATCAAGATCAGCTTCTCAAATTGGATTTCAAGATC ataCAAAAGGGAAGTTTCAGCGCATAAATTTGATAGGTGGAGATAGAGTATCAAATACTAATTCATCTGGAACTAATAAGAGTTTAACTCTTTTATGGGGTGCCACTGGTGAACAGGAGTGGACACCAGCACTTACAACAG CAATCATAG gTGTTGATTGGAAGTCATTAACAATTCCAGCTTGTTTGCCTATTACTACAGATTATTTCCCAGATAAAAGGAGTTTACAAAATGATTATGTAGTTTCGGATTATAATCTGTTACCAGATGATGTAAATGCGGATTTTGCACAACAACGAGCTGTTTATAAAAAACCTTTAACAACTGCAGAAGTCTTTAAAGAGCTCGTTTCACAGAGATTGGCTCAA GGTTTTcagctaatattattaccacctatcaataaaaatcaaaataatactTCTGGTAGTGGTACAGCTGCACCCATAAGTTCTGTAATGCGAGGAAGACAAGCAGAATCTGAACCAAAAGAAGAATACTTGCTTAGCATTGGtcgaatttttcataaaatatctcTTTATGGTAACTCTATAACAGTTACAAGATACAGACCAAG GCACCCTTATCCACCATTTAATATCCATTATCGATATAGATTTCATGCTCCTCATCATGATACATATGAAGTATCATGGGTATCTTTTACAACAGAGAaacttgaaaattataattggaACTATTTAGATCATTATATATGCACAAGAGGACATACTGATTTTGCTTTAGTAGag ACTCTTAAATATTGGAGGTTCAGAGTATTCTTGCTGCCAATGAACAATTTTGCAACTCGAAAAATTTTGGAAGGTTCATCAAAGtgcgatatatatacaccagCTTCTGCAGCTGAGCAAGCTTCTCTTATGGATGGATTTTTACGTTTTATAGAAGGATGGTTGAATAAAATACGACGTCCGCATCCTAATAAAAATTGG CATGCTATGTTTCAGACCCCCACAGTTCTAAGTGGTGTTCCTCCAAGAGACCCTGCCTCTCATTTGACCAGACGCAGGCACAGCACGAGCCTAATATTCCTCACTAACCAG ACCAGTCTAGTCAGCAGCTCTCCCTTTAGAGAACGACTTGGAAGCAACCGTCTACCAGAGAAACCACGACCAAG ATCTGGTTCAAAAGTAATGGATAGAGGAAGAGTTTCCCCTGCAAGTGAAGCAGTTCTTCCTCTTGCTTTggagcaacaacaacaagatcACTTTGAAACTAATGAGGATag TGCTAACATGGAATTAACAAAGTTGAAAAGTAATGCTACAAATGCAGAAATTTTAGAAGCTATGAAACATCCACAAACTGGAGTAGGATTTCTTACACAACATCCATCTTTACCAAGTCAAACTTTTGTTAGTGCTGATGCAGTTCAATGGTTAAGTAATAATACAGAGGGTGGTGTTACTGTAGAAAGTGCCATCAATACTATAAaa gGAATGATTCAAGAAACGCTTATTTGTCATGCATCTGGAGATTTTTCTAAACCTTTTATATTAGGATTTTATTTGTATCATATAGTTCAGGATAAGGAAAACCAAAAAG CTGCGGATTATTCGCCACCTTTGGGTGATCTTCAAAGTTTTGAAAATGAGTGGGTGGAAGTTGAAATGAAAGCTCCCAAAGGTTGGTGTGAACCAactactacaactactactacaactactactactactgctactgctattagtactactactactactactactactactactactactactactactactactactactactactgctactactactattactactactactactactgctgctgctgctgctgctgctgctgctgctgctgctgctgctgctgttgctgctgctgctgttactgctactactgctactaatTTACCAACAGTATCATCTCCTATATCTATACCCAATTATGATACTGTTGATGAATCGAATGTACCACTATTTTTAAGGGATGATCTAGATTTAACAAATTTCTTGGAGGAAAAAGATTTGAACG TACCACcgtataaacacacacatctagatattgatatcaataataaaagtgatagAATAGAGTGGGGGCATCTTAGGTATCAATCTGTATATATGATCGATCATTCTTATGAACTTGTAGTGCAATGGGTAGCTTCGTCTGGTAGTATTGTAGCTGATCTT ATATTCATCTGGCAACGCAAGGCTCAAATGTGCGGAATTCAAATGGTACCAATTCCAAGTGATTTGTTAGCTTTACCATTTACTTTAAAGAGTGATCCTTTAAGAGGTCCTATTTTTATACCACTCGATACAGAATGTCTTatgggaaataaaaaatttctatttgaaG aaTTTCGTGAAGATACATATGCTCagagattattcttatttcaagAGGCCATATTACGAAGATTTGGTTTCATACCATGTTTGATTGAAAGTTCTGAAAATGATCATCAATACGTTCATGTGACTGGAAATGCTTTTATACTTGTACCATCCACAAAAACTACCAGACCACGTCAACGTACTGGCACTAATATAGTAAGACGAAGTACGGGACAAAAAAGATATCCAGTACATCCGGAGCAACTAAGTCCACATGAAGCATATATCACACGTCATGTTAGTGGGAAAAGTAAAGATGATTATAATGTAGATAGACGT atggGATTTCTTTGGTCATGGAATCATATGATTAGTCGAAAGTGGAAATCATTATCCACTTCAGCTGGCGATGAATtgtttcaaaagaaaattattcaagaTTTTAAACACTTTTGTTCAAATGGAGATAATAGGTTGAAGCAATTTTGGGATTCTTGTTGggagttgaaagaaaaaagttgtaCATATTTAAAGTAG